In the genome of Bosea sp. BIWAKO-01, the window GCCATGCAGCTCACCGGCGAGGCGCCCGAAGGCATGCAGGTCCAGGACGCGCGCCTGGGCGGTATCTTCAACATGGGTGGGGCGGCGGTCGCCAACTACGTCTCGGTGCTCGAGCGGATCAAGTGACCGTCTGACGTGACGATCTTCCTGGCGCTGCTGCCGGCCTATGTCCTCTCGATCTTCTACCGATCCTTCCTGAGCGTCATCGCCAACCCGGTGATGACGGATCTGGGGATCGGGCCGCGCGAGCTGGGATTCCTGGGCGCGGCCTGGTTCATAAGCTTCGCCCTGGCGCAGTTCCCGGTCGGCTGGGCGCTCGACCGGCTGGGGCCGCGCCGGACCGTCGCCGTGACGATGGCAATCGGCTCAGCCGGTGCCTTCCTCTTCGCGACAGCGACGCATGCCGTCACCGGCACGCTCGGCATGGCGATGATCGGGCTCGGCTGCTCGCCGATCTTCATGTCGGCGCTGTTCCTGTTCGCGCGTACGCAAGATCCCAAGCGCTTCGGTTTCCTGACCTCGGTCTTCATCGGCCTCGGTTCGGTCGGCAACCTCGTCGGCGCGGCGCCTCTGGCAATCGCGGCTGCCCGCTTCGGCTGGCGGCCGTCGATGCTGGTCATGGCTGGCTGTTTTCTGGCCGCGGCAGTGTTCGCCGCAGCGCTGGTTCGCGATCCGCCTCGAGCCAAGGCGGCCTCAGGTGGTCACGAAGGCCTGCTCAAGGGGCTGCGGAGCATTCTTGCGCTCCGCCCGCTCTGGCTGCTCGCGCCGATCACCCTTAGCGGCTACGCGATCATCGCGACGGTCCGCGGTCTCTGGATCGCGCCCTTCATGAGCGACGTGCACGGTTTCGATGCGATCACCAGCGGCCATGTCGCAACCGTGATGGCGCTGACGATGAT includes:
- a CDS encoding MFS transporter — encoded protein: MTIFLALLPAYVLSIFYRSFLSVIANPVMTDLGIGPRELGFLGAAWFISFALAQFPVGWALDRLGPRRTVAVTMAIGSAGAFLFATATHAVTGTLGMAMIGLGCSPIFMSALFLFARTQDPKRFGFLTSVFIGLGSVGNLVGAAPLAIAAARFGWRPSMLVMAGCFLAAAVFAAALVRDPPRAKAASGGHEGLLKGLRSILALRPLWLLAPITLSGYAIIATVRGLWIAPFMSDVHGFDAITSGHVATVMALTMIAGAFLYGGLEQRLGRSKPLVLWGTVLTALGFIALALWGNAHSALAIGLFALIGATGFTYAVLMAHARLFFPEHLIGRGMTCVNFLFIAGAAAIQSGSGWFIAEQRQAGLDAATTFAHLHWGFAALLLVPSAIYAFMPERPGKS